The following coding sequences are from one Triticum dicoccoides isolate Atlit2015 ecotype Zavitan chromosome 4A, WEW_v2.0, whole genome shotgun sequence window:
- the LOC119283627 gene encoding uncharacterized protein LOC119283627 — protein sequence MRARAWRKRGRGCGAPSPGAASSGRGAASPGVSSLASLPTGYFASYGALLPSLPQPRAPWAAPNVAGVLGPRPPPPHQAYPVAAEASSSESSWEQYNQLYAALQNLSIQQQQAGGAPDWFLDTGATSHIPGPSNGENNFEIQ from the exons ATGAGGGCGCGAGCATGGCGCAAGCGCGGCCGTGGCTGTGGCGCCCCGTCTCCTGGCGCCGCCTCGTCTGGGCGCGGTGCTGCTTCTCCTGGCGTTTCCTCGCTCGCATCGCTCCCCACCGGCTACTTCGCTTCGTATGGGGCACTTCTTCCAAGCCTTCCCCAACCTCGTGCCCCGTGGGCTGCGCCAAATGTCGCGGGCGTTCTAGGCCCACGCCCGCCACCACCTCACCAGGCCTACCCGGTGGCCGCCGAGGCCTCCTCCAGCGAGTCATCTTGGGAGCAATACAACCAGCTTTACGCGGCGCTTCAGAACCTCTCCATTCAGCAGCAACAGGCCGGCGGCGCGCCGGACTGGTTCCTCGACACGGGCGCTACGTCGCACATCCCTG GACCTAGCAATGGGGAAAATAATTTTGAGATCCAATAG